One region of Microbacterium rhizosphaerae genomic DNA includes:
- a CDS encoding cysteine desulfurase family protein, whose product MSVYLDHAATSPLRPEARDAWLAASDVVGNASSIHAGGQAARRLLEQSREDLAGVLGCEPIEVVFTSGGTESVNLALKGLWWGRPEGTDAVVLPDGEHHATLDTVEWLAAHEGARVEAVRIDRVGRIAVDAFAAALPGGALATALVANNEIGTVNDAAALAAAALDAGVPLHLDAVAALGHVPVSFSAWRGTSALSVSAHKIGGPVGVGALVVARAAHPVALLHGGGQQRGLRSGTQDVPGAAAFAAAAVAAERERLAEGERLAALRARLVAGVQAAIPEVELLGDPVDRLPGNAHLLFRGASGETLLFLLDQAGISVSTGSACQAGVAEPSHVVLAMGRSDAEARSVLRLTLGRTSTTADVDAVVAALPGAYARAVASASR is encoded by the coding sequence GTGAGCGTCTACCTCGACCACGCGGCGACGAGTCCCCTGCGCCCGGAGGCCCGGGACGCGTGGCTCGCCGCCTCCGACGTGGTCGGGAACGCATCGTCGATCCACGCCGGGGGACAGGCCGCGCGACGCCTCCTGGAGCAGTCGCGCGAGGATCTCGCCGGCGTGCTCGGGTGCGAGCCGATCGAGGTGGTCTTCACGTCCGGCGGCACCGAATCGGTGAACCTCGCGCTCAAGGGCCTGTGGTGGGGGCGACCCGAGGGCACGGATGCCGTCGTCCTGCCGGACGGCGAGCACCACGCCACGCTCGACACGGTGGAGTGGCTCGCCGCGCACGAGGGCGCGCGGGTGGAGGCCGTCCGCATCGACCGGGTCGGCCGCATCGCCGTCGACGCGTTCGCGGCGGCCCTCCCCGGCGGCGCGCTGGCGACCGCGCTCGTCGCGAACAACGAGATCGGCACCGTCAACGACGCGGCGGCTCTGGCCGCTGCAGCCCTGGATGCGGGCGTGCCGCTGCACCTCGACGCGGTCGCCGCCCTCGGCCATGTGCCCGTGTCGTTCTCCGCCTGGCGTGGCACGAGCGCGCTCAGCGTGTCGGCCCACAAGATCGGCGGACCGGTCGGCGTCGGCGCGCTCGTCGTCGCGCGGGCGGCGCATCCGGTCGCCCTGCTCCATGGCGGCGGGCAGCAGCGCGGCTTGCGCTCCGGCACCCAGGATGTCCCGGGAGCGGCGGCCTTCGCCGCCGCGGCCGTGGCGGCGGAGCGGGAGCGGCTCGCGGAGGGGGAGCGGCTGGCGGCCCTGCGGGCGCGGCTCGTGGCGGGGGTGCAGGCCGCGATCCCGGAGGTCGAGCTGCTCGGCGATCCCGTCGACCGCCTGCCGGGCAACGCGCATCTGCTGTTCCGCGGCGCGTCGGGGGAGACGCTGCTCTTCCTCCTCGACCAGGCGGGGATCTCGGTGTCCACGGGCTCGGCCTGTCAAGCGGGCGTGGCCGAGCCGTCGCACGTCGTCCTCGCGATGGGACGCTCCGATGCCGAGGCGCGATCGGTGCTGCGCCTGACCCTCGGCCGCACGAGCACGACGGCCGACGTCGACGCGGTCGTGGCGGCGCTGCCCGGCGCATACGCGCGGGCGGTGGCCTCCGCATCCCGCTGA
- the glgX gene encoding glycogen debranching protein GlgX produces the protein MAIAAETPELLRSDLDHLGVTLHDGGGTIRVWSAHADAVELIVFDDVDLDWIIESVALEDIGHGVWSASTPLLRPGTPYALRVSGHSGHGNTFNSGTLLLDPYARSVLSHRDGYRSVVVDTGFDWGGVEKPRVPLDRTVIYEGHVRGLTKRHPRIPPALHGTYAGLAHPAMIEHLRSIGVTSIELLPVHAFASEERLVRHGLVNYWGYNTVGFFAPHAAYASEAARREGPDAVLREFKGMVRLLHEAGLEVILDVVFNHTAEEGIGGPRSSLRGIDNRSYYRQTDEGVYIDVTGCGNSLDTSTDAAARLVLDSLRYWAREVQVDGFRFDLATTLGRDEHNHFTPEHPLLRAIIDDPDLADVKKIVEPWDVGMGGWQTGRFGDGWLEWNDRYRDRVRNFWLSDIDYARRAGIAPDGIGGFAHRLAGSANTFGAQRGPLASVNFVTAHDGFTLRDLVSYDVKHNMGNGEQNRDGADTNRSFNHGVEGPTDDGVILANRRKAMRNLLGTLLLSAGVPMVTAGDEFGRSQRGNNNAYCHDSGLTWLSWDHAPWQEDLLEHVRRLTRVRSENPALRPIRFARLGEHTPSASVMEWYDEHGETMSIDKWNSPAHRTLQYVAASTPEFEEANRILLVVHGRETPIDITLPDLPGALFVTLWSSADERPTTDAVPLRPGEVVAMSPTSMRLFRVDMDPDAVIPDEDGAWVDPTAAGPASDTIGEA, from the coding sequence ATGGCCATCGCCGCCGAGACACCCGAACTGCTGCGCAGCGACCTGGACCACCTGGGCGTGACCCTCCATGACGGCGGCGGCACCATCAGGGTCTGGTCGGCGCATGCGGACGCCGTCGAGCTCATCGTGTTCGACGACGTCGATCTCGACTGGATCATCGAATCGGTCGCCCTGGAGGACATCGGGCACGGCGTGTGGTCGGCATCCACCCCGCTCCTACGGCCGGGCACGCCGTACGCGCTCCGCGTCTCCGGGCACTCCGGACACGGCAACACCTTCAACTCCGGGACGCTTCTGCTCGACCCCTACGCGCGGAGCGTCCTGAGCCACCGCGACGGCTACCGCTCCGTGGTCGTGGACACGGGGTTCGACTGGGGCGGCGTCGAGAAGCCCCGCGTGCCGCTCGATCGCACCGTCATCTACGAAGGCCATGTGCGCGGCCTGACGAAGCGGCATCCCCGCATCCCGCCGGCTCTGCACGGCACCTACGCGGGGCTGGCCCACCCGGCGATGATCGAGCATCTCAGGTCGATCGGCGTGACGAGCATCGAGCTCCTGCCGGTGCACGCGTTCGCATCCGAGGAGCGCCTCGTGCGCCACGGGCTCGTGAACTACTGGGGCTACAACACGGTCGGGTTCTTCGCCCCGCACGCGGCGTACGCGAGCGAGGCGGCGCGGCGCGAGGGCCCCGATGCCGTCCTGCGCGAGTTCAAGGGCATGGTCAGGCTGCTCCACGAGGCAGGGCTCGAGGTCATCCTCGACGTCGTGTTCAACCACACGGCCGAGGAAGGCATCGGCGGTCCGCGCTCGAGCCTGCGGGGAATCGACAACCGCTCGTATTACCGGCAGACGGACGAGGGCGTCTACATCGACGTCACGGGATGCGGGAACTCCCTCGACACGTCGACGGATGCCGCGGCCCGCCTCGTCCTCGACTCCCTGCGGTACTGGGCGCGCGAGGTGCAGGTCGACGGCTTCCGGTTCGATCTCGCCACGACGCTTGGGCGCGACGAGCACAACCACTTCACCCCGGAGCATCCGCTCCTGCGCGCGATCATCGACGACCCCGACCTCGCGGACGTCAAGAAGATCGTGGAGCCGTGGGACGTCGGGATGGGCGGCTGGCAGACCGGCCGGTTCGGCGACGGATGGCTCGAGTGGAACGACCGCTATCGCGACCGGGTACGGAACTTCTGGCTGAGCGACATCGACTACGCGCGTCGTGCCGGCATCGCGCCCGACGGGATCGGCGGGTTCGCGCACCGGCTCGCCGGCTCGGCGAACACCTTCGGCGCCCAGCGCGGCCCGCTCGCGAGCGTCAACTTCGTGACCGCGCACGACGGATTCACGCTGCGCGACCTCGTGTCGTACGACGTCAAGCACAACATGGGCAATGGCGAGCAGAACCGCGACGGCGCCGACACGAACCGCTCGTTCAACCACGGCGTCGAGGGTCCGACAGACGACGGCGTCATCCTCGCCAACCGCCGCAAGGCGATGCGCAACCTGCTCGGCACGCTGCTGCTGTCGGCCGGCGTTCCGATGGTGACCGCCGGCGACGAGTTCGGCCGCTCGCAGCGCGGCAACAACAACGCGTACTGCCACGACTCGGGTCTCACGTGGCTCTCATGGGACCACGCGCCGTGGCAGGAGGACCTCCTCGAGCACGTGCGCCGCCTCACCCGTGTGCGGTCCGAGAATCCCGCACTGCGGCCCATCCGCTTCGCCCGGCTCGGGGAGCACACGCCGTCGGCATCCGTCATGGAGTGGTACGACGAGCACGGCGAGACGATGTCGATCGACAAGTGGAACAGCCCCGCGCACCGGACGCTGCAGTACGTCGCGGCGTCGACGCCCGAGTTCGAGGAGGCCAACCGCATCCTGCTCGTCGTGCACGGCCGCGAGACGCCCATCGACATCACGCTCCCCGATCTGCCCGGCGCCCTGTTCGTCACGCTGTGGTCGAGCGCCGACGAGCGCCCGACGACGGATGCCGTCCCCCTCCGTCCGGGCGAGGTCGTGGCGATGTCGCCCACGTCGATGCGCCTGTTCCGTGTGGATATGGACCCCGACGCGGTGATTCCCGACGAGGACGGCGCGTGGGTGGATCCGACGGCCGCCGGACCCGCATCCGACACCATCGGCGAAGCCTGA